Proteins encoded by one window of Cylindrospermum stagnale PCC 7417:
- a CDS encoding 2Fe-2S iron-sulfur cluster-binding protein codes for MDRTYTIKVHDRATGRVHTLQVPHDRYILHTAEHLGVDLPFSCRNGACTTCAVRVISGEIYQPEAIGLSPELRRKGYALLCVSYARSDLEVETQDEDEVYELQFGRFFGRGKVKVGLPLDEE; via the coding sequence ATGGATCGGACATACACGATTAAAGTTCACGATCGCGCCACTGGCAGAGTACACACCCTGCAAGTACCACACGACCGCTACATTCTACACACTGCCGAACACCTTGGGGTCGATCTGCCGTTTTCTTGTCGCAACGGGGCTTGTACCACCTGTGCTGTCAGAGTCATCTCAGGAGAAATTTACCAACCGGAAGCGATTGGACTGTCACCAGAGTTGCGCCGCAAAGGTTATGCTCTCCTGTGCGTGAGTTACGCCCGTTCTGACTTGGAAGTAGAGACACAAGACGAAGACGAAGTCTATGAACTCCAATTTGGGCGCTTTTTTGGTAGGGGCAAAGTTAAAGTGGGTTTACCCTTAGATGAGGAATAG
- a CDS encoding DUF1350 family protein — protein sequence MNQKLRFQPVSFSWVALHTQPKGVIQFIGGAFFGTFVPMFFYRYLLECLFKQGYTIIILPFNFTFNHYAEAGFLIKEQYALMPELVRMAKLAGYEYETYLDDSNFSWIGHSVGCKYIALLEAFSALPQEQDKIKQFIYEVVQKTSGTLSPEKQEKKVNSILNDIENLINELKLKSSNAKKLISYYVNQDTARGQNNFSESDVKIASIFIKNQISLLLATVNTGLDSAIKPQALANFIIRLGLNVKPTPEETYALIENSNLFNLLGLVYFPLDNIGKSTREWLFNIFRKPPQDLRAELKGGHLRPLGLRLGNLVINFPDTLSVPPIQSINGRNAEFEVYVLKLLNYLEQKRQDLKK from the coding sequence ATGAATCAAAAGCTGCGATTTCAACCCGTTTCTTTTAGTTGGGTTGCCCTGCATACCCAACCTAAAGGAGTAATTCAATTCATCGGTGGGGCTTTTTTCGGTACATTTGTCCCCATGTTTTTTTATCGCTATCTACTCGAATGTTTATTTAAGCAGGGCTATACAATAATTATCTTGCCATTCAACTTTACCTTTAACCATTATGCAGAGGCTGGGTTTCTCATCAAAGAACAATATGCACTTATGCCAGAATTGGTAAGAATGGCAAAACTAGCAGGTTATGAATATGAAACTTACCTAGATGATTCTAATTTCTCTTGGATAGGTCATAGTGTTGGCTGTAAATACATTGCACTTTTAGAAGCATTTAGTGCCTTACCCCAAGAACAAGATAAAATCAAACAATTTATCTATGAGGTAGTCCAAAAAACATCAGGTACTTTATCCCCAGAAAAACAAGAAAAAAAAGTTAACAGCATTTTAAATGATATCGAAAACCTAATTAATGAACTGAAACTTAAAAGTTCCAATGCGAAGAAATTAATTTCCTACTACGTTAATCAAGATACTGCCAGAGGTCAAAATAATTTTTCTGAGTCTGATGTAAAAATTGCCAGTATCTTTATTAAAAACCAGATATCTCTACTCTTAGCTACGGTCAATACTGGACTTGACAGCGCAATTAAACCTCAAGCTTTAGCAAATTTTATTATCCGTCTTGGTTTGAATGTAAAACCAACCCCTGAAGAAACTTATGCTTTAATCGAAAACAGTAATTTATTTAATTTGCTTGGCTTGGTTTATTTCCCGTTAGATAATATAGGCAAATCTACGCGGGAATGGTTATTTAATATATTTAGAAAACCTCCACAAGATTTACGAGCAGAATTAAAAGGTGGACATTTAAGACCTCTGGGATTACGTCTAGGTAATTTAGTTATTAATTTCCCAGATACTCTTTCAGTTCCCCCCATTCAATCCATCAACGGAAGAAACGCCGAATTTGAAGTTTATGTACTTAAATTACTCAATTATTTAGAACAAAAACGCCAGGATTTGAAAAAATAA
- a CDS encoding Rieske (2Fe-2S) protein: MSWTKVLAADALSSGGRQVVKVGDRNILLLNHENKLYAVDSICPHLKLPIKKAKINEEGAIVCSFHRSAFDIGTGEVKAWCPWPPGVGKLLSMVSEAKSLPVFPIRVEEGSIWIDL, translated from the coding sequence ATGAGCTGGACTAAAGTTCTTGCAGCGGATGCGCTGTCATCTGGTGGGCGACAAGTTGTGAAAGTAGGCGATCGCAATATCCTGCTTTTGAACCACGAAAATAAGCTTTATGCCGTGGATAGCATTTGTCCTCACTTAAAATTGCCAATAAAAAAGGCCAAAATTAACGAAGAAGGCGCGATTGTCTGCTCTTTCCATCGCAGCGCTTTTGATATAGGTACTGGCGAGGTAAAAGCATGGTGTCCTTGGCCACCTGGAGTAGGTAAGCTACTCTCAATGGTCTCTGAAGCAAAATCACTGCCAGTTTTTCCGATTCGTGTGGAAGAAGGAAGTATCTGGATTGATTTGTAA
- a CDS encoding after-VIT domain-containing protein, which translates to MVSPQVLSQRGKKLSAPPPSPMSAPAPAQLMPASAREIGFLEVDEFGELDCLLSVSENEENSPQFATFEELGEIEFAELLVVESYSYGDRSQVLNLLMSDEIDAELEDFTALSKEESSVPRLQVLSVTGLDQQVMTLLTQYLQLIQLPTGFGGDLVFEFQVIQGRVRQLVLDEQASSVKEETVIESIRRSLLAWLPSQSLTSTVQLTLRIQPS; encoded by the coding sequence ATGGTAAGTCCGCAAGTTTTAAGCCAACGAGGGAAAAAACTATCTGCACCCCCTCCATCCCCGATGTCTGCACCTGCTCCAGCACAGCTGATGCCAGCATCAGCACGGGAAATAGGATTTTTAGAGGTTGATGAATTTGGTGAGCTTGATTGCTTACTCAGCGTATCAGAGAATGAAGAAAACAGTCCACAGTTTGCAACATTTGAGGAATTGGGAGAAATAGAATTTGCGGAGCTTTTAGTGGTTGAATCTTATAGTTATGGCGATCGCAGTCAAGTTCTAAATTTGCTAATGTCTGATGAAATAGATGCTGAGTTGGAAGATTTCACAGCCTTATCGAAAGAAGAATCTTCTGTCCCTCGTCTACAGGTTTTGAGCGTGACGGGATTGGATCAGCAGGTGATGACTCTGCTGACTCAATACTTGCAATTAATTCAACTACCTACTGGTTTCGGTGGTGATTTGGTGTTTGAGTTCCAGGTTATTCAGGGACGGGTGAGACAGTTGGTGCTGGATGAGCAAGCTTCTTCTGTGAAAGAAGAGACGGTAATTGAATCAATTAGGCGATCGCTTTTAGCTTGGCTACCCTCCCAGTCCCTCACCAGTACAGTGCAGTTGACACTGAGGATTCAACCGTCATAG
- a CDS encoding vWA domain-containing protein produces MSYPIQSKMWQRVSILTLLLLIPSVGIAVLRQSVTVAVPANQTPKSSTPASSIQPNHPDYQALQALVKQYSCVVSVQNFGTLPLTRSEFAAVLNACLNRSNELIATDPKIVTQTDRKTLQRLQQEFAPELATLSGEKDELAARGDITPTQNTRERTQAESPRKTQSLPVPMAPLPTITTLGSSNQNQAVNRRRPLLKFRINRLADGTFAPEPQTDSRFNTENYNRIEDNPFQRVSNDPLSTFSIDVDTASYSNIRRFITQGELPPQDAVRIEELINYFSYNYPQPKGDRPFSVTTEVAAAPWNPQHKLVQVGLQGKRLESESLPPSNLVFLIDVSGSMGEPDKLPLVQQSLKLLVNKLRSEDRVSLVVYAGNAGLVLPATPGSQKAKILAAIDRLEAGGSTAGGQGIELAYKIAKQSFLKSGNNRVILATDGDFNVGVSSDAELTRLIEQKRDQGIFLTVLGFGTGNYKDSKMEQLADKGNGNYAYIDTLLEAKKVLVNDIRGTLFTIAKDVKIQVEFNPAKVQAYRLIGYENRLLQNQDFNDDKKDAGEIGAGHSVTALYEIIPTGTKSNVKLPEVDPLRYQRSGETAPDVAGNEMMLVKLRYKLPQDSTSQLITQTIQDQSPADQIPSTNLRFAAAVATFGMVLRDSEYKGNANYDLVIKLATQAKGEDKEGYRDEFIRLVERSRGLNARK; encoded by the coding sequence ATGTCTTACCCGATTCAGTCCAAAATGTGGCAACGAGTCAGTATTTTAACACTGCTGTTATTAATACCATCAGTAGGAATTGCCGTTTTACGTCAGTCTGTTACAGTTGCGGTTCCAGCCAATCAGACTCCTAAGAGTTCGACCCCAGCAAGCTCCATTCAACCCAATCACCCTGACTACCAAGCACTCCAGGCATTAGTAAAACAATATAGTTGTGTCGTCTCCGTCCAAAACTTTGGCACTCTTCCTCTAACCCGGAGTGAGTTTGCCGCAGTCTTGAATGCCTGTCTAAATCGGAGCAATGAGCTAATAGCGACTGACCCCAAAATAGTTACCCAAACAGACCGAAAAACCCTACAACGCTTGCAGCAAGAATTCGCACCGGAGTTAGCAACCCTCAGCGGTGAGAAAGATGAATTGGCAGCTCGCGGTGACATCACCCCTACTCAGAATACCAGAGAACGTACTCAAGCCGAGTCTCCGCGAAAGACTCAATCGTTACCAGTACCAATGGCCCCACTCCCTACTATAACGACGTTGGGATCATCTAACCAAAATCAAGCTGTTAACCGTCGGAGACCTCTCCTTAAATTCCGAATTAATAGACTTGCTGATGGAACATTTGCCCCTGAACCCCAAACAGACAGCAGATTCAATACAGAGAACTACAACCGGATTGAGGACAATCCCTTTCAACGTGTTAGTAACGACCCTCTTTCTACCTTTTCTATAGATGTAGATACGGCATCCTACAGCAACATCCGACGGTTTATTACTCAAGGGGAATTACCACCCCAAGATGCAGTGCGGATAGAGGAATTGATTAACTACTTTAGCTACAATTACCCTCAACCAAAAGGTGACCGCCCTTTTTCTGTCACCACTGAAGTTGCTGCTGCGCCCTGGAATCCTCAACACAAGCTCGTACAGGTGGGTTTGCAAGGTAAACGCCTAGAGAGTGAAAGCTTACCACCCAGCAACCTAGTATTTCTGATTGATGTCTCCGGTTCTATGGGTGAACCCGACAAATTACCCTTGGTGCAACAGTCCCTGAAATTGCTGGTGAATAAACTGCGTTCTGAAGACCGAGTAAGTTTGGTAGTCTACGCTGGTAACGCTGGATTAGTATTACCTGCTACTCCCGGTAGTCAGAAAGCCAAGATTTTGGCAGCGATTGACCGCTTGGAAGCTGGCGGCTCTACTGCTGGCGGTCAGGGCATTGAACTAGCTTACAAAATAGCCAAACAAAGCTTCCTCAAATCTGGTAATAATAGAGTAATTTTAGCTACTGATGGAGACTTTAATGTTGGGGTTTCCAGTGATGCCGAATTGACGCGATTAATTGAACAGAAGCGAGATCAGGGAATTTTCCTCACAGTTCTGGGATTTGGCACCGGCAACTACAAAGATTCAAAAATGGAGCAACTGGCCGATAAGGGTAACGGTAACTATGCTTACATCGATACTCTATTGGAAGCCAAAAAGGTGTTAGTTAACGATATTCGGGGAACTCTGTTTACTATTGCTAAGGATGTGAAAATTCAGGTGGAGTTTAATCCCGCGAAAGTCCAGGCATACCGCTTGATTGGCTACGAAAACCGTCTGTTGCAAAACCAAGATTTCAATGATGACAAAAAAGATGCAGGGGAAATTGGGGCTGGTCATTCTGTGACAGCGCTGTATGAAATTATTCCCACTGGCACTAAAAGCAATGTGAAACTGCCGGAGGTAGACCCCTTGCGGTATCAACGTTCTGGTGAAACTGCCCCGGATGTTGCCGGCAATGAGATGATGTTGGTGAAACTGCGCTATAAATTGCCCCAGGACAGCACCAGTCAACTGATTACCCAAACCATCCAAGATCAAAGCCCCGCAGACCAGATACCCTCAACAAACCTGAGATTTGCCGCAGCAGTAGCCACCTTTGGGATGGTGCTGCGTGACTCTGAATATAAGGGAAATGCTAACTATGATTTGGTGATCAAATTGGCAACCCAGGCCAAGGGAGAAGACAAGGAGGGCTATCGGGATGAATTCATTCGCTTGGTAGAGCGCTCTAGGGGGTTGAATGCCAGGAAATGA
- a CDS encoding alkaline phosphatase PhoX, with translation MTLSRRQFFSLAGAGTAGALLLSPLQAFYAKRTLAAGPYGALVSDPLGVLDLPAGFSYVRLSETGQMMNDGYTVPGGHDGMGAFAGANGNTILIRNHELSPTSSNGVGAPNSKKYDTKGRGGTTTLVVSSNGALVSHYGTLAGTYRNCAGGPTPWGSWLSCEESFEVGNKKHGYIFEVPSSATGFVTPVPLVAMGRFNHEAAAVDPDTGYVYLTEDRSDGLLYRFVPNTANNLSAGTLYALKITAIPQANTTTGFTVGQSHAVSWVQIANPDPASDTVRVAGFNLGAAKFARGEGIFYGNGDIYFCCTSGGSAGLGQVWRYTPATETLRLYIQPNNSGTLDFPDNIVVAPNNDIFLCEDGGGTDFIVGVTPTGSLYKFARNALNTNEFAGACFSPNGQIMFVNMQTPGITFAITGPW, from the coding sequence GTGACCTTATCAAGACGTCAATTTTTCTCTTTGGCCGGTGCGGGAACTGCCGGTGCTTTACTTTTATCACCATTACAAGCTTTCTACGCTAAACGCACTTTAGCAGCCGGGCCCTACGGTGCCCTCGTATCTGACCCCTTAGGTGTTCTAGATTTACCTGCCGGCTTCTCTTATGTGAGATTGTCTGAGACGGGGCAAATGATGAACGACGGCTACACAGTTCCAGGTGGACACGACGGTATGGGGGCGTTTGCAGGAGCCAATGGCAATACAATTTTGATTCGCAACCATGAACTTAGCCCAACATCGAGTAACGGTGTAGGAGCACCTAACTCTAAAAAATATGACACCAAAGGCAGAGGTGGCACCACAACTTTGGTAGTCAGTTCTAATGGCGCTTTAGTTAGCCACTACGGTACTCTGGCTGGTACATACCGCAACTGCGCTGGTGGCCCAACACCTTGGGGATCTTGGCTTAGTTGCGAAGAAAGTTTTGAAGTTGGTAACAAGAAGCATGGCTATATATTTGAAGTGCCAAGTAGTGCAACTGGGTTTGTAACACCTGTACCCCTAGTAGCGATGGGTCGCTTCAATCACGAAGCAGCAGCGGTAGACCCGGACACAGGTTATGTCTATCTGACCGAAGACCGCAGTGATGGCTTGTTATATCGCTTCGTGCCCAATACAGCAAATAATCTGAGTGCTGGCACACTGTATGCTTTGAAAATTACGGCAATACCCCAAGCAAACACCACAACAGGATTTACAGTCGGTCAATCCCACGCGGTGAGTTGGGTTCAGATTGCTAACCCCGATCCTGCTAGTGATACAGTGCGGGTTGCGGGCTTTAACCTCGGAGCCGCCAAGTTTGCTCGTGGCGAAGGTATTTTTTATGGTAATGGAGATATCTATTTCTGTTGCACTAGTGGCGGTAGTGCTGGATTAGGTCAAGTCTGGCGCTACACTCCGGCCACGGAGACACTCCGGCTGTACATACAACCTAACAATTCCGGTACTCTAGATTTCCCTGATAACATTGTAGTTGCGCCCAATAATGATATCTTCCTGTGTGAGGATGGCGGCGGTACTGACTTTATTGTGGGCGTGACACCAACTGGCTCACTCTATAAATTTGCCCGTAATGCGTTAAACACAAATGAGTTCGCCGGGGCTTGTTTCTCACCTAATGGACAAATTATGTTTGTGAATATGCAAACACCAGGAATTACCTTTGCGATCACAGGCCCCTGGTAA
- a CDS encoding GNAT family N-acetyltransferase has product MSTDNYTIRSMNRSEVDLAIAWAAAEGWNPGKYDAESFYQVDKNGFLLGELNGEPVGCISAMAYDQYYGFIGFYIVQPQFRGRGFGLKLWQAAMAYLGTDRNIGLDGLIVQQENYQKSGFKIAYNHIRYETLGGGVVPPGVVELRTLPFAELVADDRQLFPAERSQFLQTWIQQPESFALGVLSNGHLVGYGVIRASHTGFRIGPLFANDEQIAETLFQALLAKCPDAPVFLDIPDANPQANALVQRHRMKRVFEAARMYTKTIPSFPINRVFGVTSLELG; this is encoded by the coding sequence ATGTCCACCGATAACTATACTATTCGCTCAATGAACAGGTCGGAAGTTGATTTGGCGATTGCATGGGCTGCGGCTGAAGGCTGGAATCCAGGGAAATATGATGCTGAGTCTTTTTATCAGGTTGACAAAAACGGTTTTTTATTGGGAGAGTTGAACGGTGAGCCTGTGGGGTGTATTTCTGCTATGGCTTACGATCAGTACTATGGCTTTATTGGTTTTTATATTGTCCAGCCGCAATTTCGGGGGCGGGGGTTTGGGCTGAAACTTTGGCAAGCAGCAATGGCTTATTTAGGCACTGATCGTAACATCGGCTTAGATGGGTTGATTGTCCAACAGGAGAACTATCAGAAATCTGGTTTCAAAATCGCCTACAATCATATTCGTTACGAGACGCTGGGCGGCGGTGTTGTGCCTCCTGGTGTTGTAGAATTGAGGACATTGCCTTTTGCAGAGTTGGTGGCTGACGATCGCCAATTGTTCCCAGCAGAGCGATCGCAATTTTTGCAAACTTGGATTCAGCAACCAGAGAGTTTTGCTTTAGGAGTTCTCAGCAACGGGCATCTTGTGGGTTATGGAGTCATCCGGGCTAGCCACACAGGTTTTAGGATTGGGCCGCTGTTTGCTAACGATGAACAGATTGCCGAAACACTTTTTCAAGCCTTGCTTGCCAAATGTCCTGATGCTCCCGTGTTTCTCGATATACCAGATGCTAATCCACAAGCAAACGCCCTAGTTCAACGCCACCGGATGAAGCGAGTCTTTGAAGCGGCACGGATGTATACAAAAACGATTCCTAGTTTCCCCATCAACCGCGTGTTTGGTGTGACAAGCCTGGAACTTGGCTAA
- a CDS encoding penicillin-binding protein 1C → MKLILRPSLIRIKRHLSKTGKAVLAVLLLCLVVRLLPYFAPIHAADIAQTQLAMQFSDRHGLPLGTLLTRDQEHTAIVPLNQISPQFINAILAAEDGSFYHHGALDMKAVIRAIKDAIHAKRVVSGASTITMQLARMLDPLPRNLSGKLSEIWLSWRLTAGMNKNEILSAYINRLPMGGNIYGVEAAARTYFSISASDLNLAQASLLAAIPNNPTYFNPYQHWERLKTRQKYVLNQMVIDGYITHPTAERIYTEKVVFQSRQKGIIAAPHFLFWLATQRTPPLAPPRKRGGGHEGNEGNLISTTIQTTIHPRKGGGELESTTIQTTIDRPLQQFVEAQVQQVISALAANNVHDAAALVIDNHTGEVLAYVGSPDYFNEVKLGRNDGVQALRQPGSTLKPFVYELALEKGVIRPNTILADVPSHYAIPGAKLYSPTDYTESFLGPVRVRVALANSLNVPAVRVLEKVGVQTFLTRLHQLGFEHLNQTPEYYGLGLTLGSGEVSLWELARAYVTMARQGEGTQLVTTFSNSPQNLISPTPLAKGGDNIQNSRTWQLITDMLSDRHARATSFGVDSVLNLPFPTAVKTGTSSNFRDTWTVGFSSNYTVATWVGNFNGEPMRQVSGVTGAAPLWNRIMLHLHEHQEPAGFLPPEGLVQLPICTISGLRPTPDCTSVVQEYFYPEDKVAYENQHHFQLPSEYNEWLARQQQSSFAAGNLRILSPHNGDLFLLYPGETAKQKLEFKLAGTSAKPVEWWLNGEKLATQSTNSFFWQLRPGNWTLAAKSGEMSDKVSFQVELSAVKPTRRGFSLVNSPVFRHSID, encoded by the coding sequence ATGAAGTTAATTTTGCGACCATCGCTAATCCGAATTAAGCGTCACCTCAGCAAAACGGGTAAAGCTGTTCTCGCTGTCCTGCTGCTGTGCCTTGTAGTGCGCTTACTGCCTTACTTTGCACCCATTCATGCCGCAGATATTGCCCAAACTCAGTTAGCGATGCAATTTAGCGATCGCCACGGGCTACCACTAGGAACATTGCTCACCCGCGATCAAGAGCATACCGCCATAGTCCCATTAAATCAGATTTCCCCCCAATTTATCAATGCCATTTTAGCCGCCGAAGATGGCAGCTTTTATCATCATGGGGCGTTGGATATGAAAGCAGTTATCCGCGCCATCAAAGACGCCATTCACGCCAAAAGAGTTGTTTCCGGTGCTTCCACAATTACCATGCAGTTAGCCCGGATGTTAGATCCACTTCCTCGCAATTTATCAGGTAAATTATCGGAAATTTGGCTATCTTGGCGGTTAACAGCAGGAATGAATAAAAATGAAATCCTTTCTGCGTATATTAATCGTCTACCAATGGGAGGAAATATCTATGGTGTGGAAGCAGCCGCCCGGACTTATTTTTCTATATCAGCCAGTGATTTGAATCTCGCCCAAGCTAGTCTTCTCGCCGCTATTCCCAATAATCCCACATACTTTAATCCTTACCAACATTGGGAACGGCTGAAAACAAGGCAGAAATATGTTCTCAATCAGATGGTAATAGATGGGTATATCACGCACCCAACAGCAGAACGCATATATACAGAAAAAGTAGTATTTCAATCCCGTCAAAAGGGAATTATTGCAGCACCTCACTTTTTGTTTTGGTTAGCGACGCAAAGAACCCCACCCCTAGCCCCTCCCCGCAAGCGAGGAGGGGGACATGAGGGAAATGAGGGAAATTTGATTTCAACTACAATTCAGACAACTATACATCCCCGCAAGGGAGGAGGGGAACTAGAATCAACCACAATTCAAACAACTATAGATCGTCCTTTGCAGCAGTTTGTGGAAGCACAGGTACAGCAAGTAATTTCTGCACTCGCTGCTAACAATGTCCATGATGCGGCGGCGTTGGTAATTGACAATCATACTGGGGAGGTTTTGGCTTATGTTGGTTCCCCTGATTATTTTAATGAAGTCAAATTAGGGCGAAATGATGGAGTACAGGCGCTGCGTCAACCAGGTTCTACCCTCAAGCCTTTTGTCTATGAATTAGCTTTAGAAAAAGGTGTGATTCGCCCGAATACAATTTTGGCAGATGTGCCTTCTCACTATGCCATTCCCGGTGCGAAACTTTATAGCCCAACAGATTATACAGAAAGCTTTCTCGGCCCTGTGCGGGTGCGAGTTGCTTTGGCTAATTCCTTAAATGTGCCAGCGGTAAGAGTGTTAGAAAAGGTCGGTGTGCAGACTTTCCTCACACGTCTGCATCAATTAGGGTTTGAACACCTAAATCAAACTCCAGAATATTACGGTTTGGGGTTGACTTTGGGTAGTGGCGAAGTTAGTTTATGGGAACTAGCAAGGGCTTATGTCACTATGGCACGACAGGGAGAGGGGACGCAGCTAGTAACTACCTTTTCTAATTCCCCCCAAAATTTGATTTCCCCAACCCCCCTAGCCAAGGGGGGCGATAATATCCAAAATTCGCGAACATGGCAATTAATTACTGATATGTTAAGCGATCGCCACGCTCGTGCCACATCCTTTGGTGTAGACTCTGTTTTAAACTTACCTTTTCCCACTGCTGTTAAAACCGGTACTTCCTCTAATTTTCGCGATACTTGGACAGTTGGCTTTTCTAGCAATTACACCGTTGCTACCTGGGTAGGTAATTTCAACGGCGAACCAATGCGCCAGGTTTCTGGAGTTACAGGTGCTGCGCCTTTGTGGAATCGGATCATGTTACATCTGCACGAACATCAGGAACCAGCAGGTTTTCTGCCTCCAGAGGGTTTAGTGCAACTGCCAATTTGTACAATTTCTGGGTTGCGCCCAACACCAGATTGTACTTCAGTAGTGCAGGAATATTTCTACCCAGAAGACAAAGTTGCTTACGAAAATCAGCACCATTTCCAATTGCCATCAGAGTATAATGAGTGGTTAGCAAGACAGCAACAATCGAGCTTTGCTGCTGGTAATCTGCGGATTTTATCTCCCCATAATGGCGATTTATTTTTGCTGTATCCCGGTGAAACAGCGAAACAAAAATTGGAGTTTAAGCTAGCAGGAACATCCGCAAAACCTGTCGAGTGGTGGCTAAATGGTGAAAAACTAGCCACACAGTCAACTAATTCTTTCTTTTGGCAGTTGCGCCCTGGTAACTGGACTTTAGCTGCGAAAAGTGGGGAAATGTCTGACAAAGTGAGTTTTCAGGTGGAGTTATCCGCTGTAAAACCTACACGGCGCGGCTTTTCTCTCGTTAATTCTCCAGTTTTTCGGCATTCTATAGATTAA
- a CDS encoding thermonuclease family protein: MPTLAVRLGVWARNMAILACLLLLMSCQAKNQGAETQAQVKVARVVSGQSLEVLGMAEQPNLISQVRLIGIDAPDVRQRPWGEESKQLLETLIGNVEKPVVLEFDFAAQDKIGRTLAYVWKDKVLLNEELVKQGYALFVGRSPNHKYDQRLERAQQWARLMGQGIWNTEKPMRLTPGEFRRMNR; this comes from the coding sequence ATGCCAACTTTGGCGGTACGTCTGGGCGTCTGGGCGCGAAACATGGCAATATTAGCTTGCTTGCTACTGCTAATGAGTTGTCAAGCCAAAAATCAGGGAGCAGAAACTCAGGCCCAGGTGAAAGTAGCGCGGGTTGTGAGTGGACAAAGTTTGGAAGTGCTAGGTATGGCAGAGCAACCAAATTTGATTTCCCAAGTGCGGTTAATTGGGATTGATGCCCCAGATGTGCGACAGCGCCCTTGGGGAGAGGAGTCCAAACAACTGTTAGAAACACTGATTGGCAATGTAGAAAAACCCGTAGTGCTGGAATTTGATTTCGCAGCACAAGACAAAATTGGACGGACTTTGGCTTATGTGTGGAAAGATAAAGTGTTATTGAATGAAGAATTAGTCAAACAAGGGTATGCACTATTCGTAGGGCGATCGCCAAATCACAAATATGACCAGCGTTTAGAACGTGCCCAGCAATGGGCTAGACTCATGGGGCAAGGAATTTGGAACACCGAAAAACCCATGCGTCTCACCCCCGGCGAATTTCGCCGCATGAATCGGTGA
- a CDS encoding inositol monophosphatase family protein, whose amino-acid sequence MTKLQIFLDIATEAALAAGVVLQDYFGKLEDAITEKGRPGDLVTVADKASEKVILEVLRRHVPEHSILAEESGKLGNQDNEYLWAIDPLDGTTNYAHQYPCFAVSIGLLINGVPQVGVIYDPFHDELFRAAAGLGATRNRRPIRVSKTSELSKSLLTTGFAYDRRETSDNNYAEFCHLTHLTQGVRRGGSASLDLAYVACGRVDAYWERGLAPWDIAAGVILLQEAGGKVSAYERTPFKIESGRILATNGHLHDSLSQALAQVPPLSAWQ is encoded by the coding sequence ATGACTAAACTACAAATTTTTTTAGATATTGCCACAGAGGCGGCATTAGCTGCTGGTGTTGTGTTGCAAGATTATTTTGGTAAATTAGAAGACGCAATTACTGAAAAGGGACGCCCTGGTGATTTAGTCACCGTCGCCGATAAAGCTTCAGAAAAGGTGATTTTAGAAGTTTTGCGCCGCCATGTTCCTGAACACTCCATCCTCGCTGAAGAGTCAGGAAAACTAGGAAATCAAGATAATGAATACCTCTGGGCAATTGATCCCCTAGACGGCACAACCAACTATGCCCATCAATACCCGTGTTTTGCTGTTTCCATTGGGTTGTTAATTAATGGCGTTCCGCAAGTTGGCGTAATTTATGACCCTTTCCATGATGAGCTATTCCGTGCTGCCGCTGGACTGGGGGCAACGCGCAACCGCCGCCCCATCAGGGTTTCTAAAACATCTGAACTGAGTAAAAGCCTGCTAACCACGGGATTTGCCTACGATCGCCGCGAAACATCTGATAACAACTACGCGGAATTTTGTCACCTCACCCATCTTACCCAAGGCGTCAGGCGCGGTGGTTCAGCATCTCTAGATTTAGCTTATGTTGCCTGTGGGCGTGTTGATGCCTATTGGGAGCGGGGTCTTGCTCCTTGGGATATCGCCGCTGGTGTGATTTTGTTACAAGAAGCCGGGGGTAAAGTCTCCGCCTACGAACGCACTCCCTTCAAAATTGAGTCCGGTAGAATCCTGGCTACTAATGGTCATCTTCACGACAGCCTCAGTCAGGCACTGGCGCAAGTTCCGCCCCTGTCAGCTTGGCAATGA